A DNA window from Malus domestica chromosome 12, GDT2T_hap1 contains the following coding sequences:
- the LOC103426818 gene encoding putative disease resistance protein RGA3, with amino-acid sequence MAELVTFAAEGILTRVASLAEQEFSLLWGFKGEVARLRQSLFKIQAMLRDAAQHSQNRGEAVQIWVKNLEEVAQAADQVLDEYEYEVLRRQVELENRMEKKVLNFFSHHNPIAFRHNMGRKIKKINALLANLREEATGLGLVDTKTMDATSHDGIRVPDNRVTGSVFDPDEKYIVGREEAVSEIATTLINSRNNKENSISVMAIVGMGGLGKTTLAKSVYHHPEIGRFDTKIWICVSTPFNVTAILSGILEKIKPEKAGIKGKATICENLQEDLKGKRYLLVLDDVWNEDSHKWNDLMSCLSSVEDTQGSSILVTTRSASVASIVETLSRRDLEKLSDDECWRILKDRAFRNGSASVTEDQERMGREIAKKCAGVPLVAKVLGDMMRRKPSGEWQSIQESTIWNLQEGESTIRNLQGGEKTILSVLKLSFVELRSPSLKQCFAYCSMFVKDEIIKKEDLIQLWMAQGLLQPCPNKSMEDVGNEYFNILLENSFFQDVEMEENTVYSCKMHDLVHDLAEHVSKSKSKDSDENRHMAKLSTSALHVIPNGDLNGDKLGGIFSRFKGLRVLKLRGAEISELPISIKKLKCLRYLDVSNTWIKKLPKSIGKLYNLQTLKMLYVTSFPEELQNLINLRHFDFSFDAERYPIGIGRLTNLQALPSFSVGKERGRGIEELAGLKQLKGRLSIFNLEHVRDGEEAKKAKLAEKTNLRELVFRWGYEKGSSINAEDVLEGLGPAHPEWDEDRSMINNNDEDVLEGLLPAHPELEYLKIIYFMGEKWMMGSPFPSLKRLHISEPKNLIEWKESAENVVLFPCLEELSLTYCDQLRSAPSHFPSLKKLEIHSMGSGMPIANISSNLTALTSLKIRSIEGLGCLPEGMFKNNKNLAYLEINYCPDLTCITTDDVFGCWLSFQSLHISGCHNLERLPDGLQQLVSLKEFFISDCKSLNHIPDMYELTSLRALSICDCNELSSLHKGLECCTSLRELTIRNCSKLTSIQFEQDHALEQGLRSLCKLVIGNCPELLSLPSGLEYCTSLQDLTISHCEKLRYTEIHGLPPSLHSIPSLENLTHLRELEKVDYLELKKLRSGFKSLTSLKELIIGGFWKELDSFPPFEVIPQLESLHLYGWPKLRSLPEQVKHLTSLAHLEIWNFNGMEALPEWLENLAFLRSLRISNCRNLKCLPPAEAKKCLTKLEAIYIVNCPVLKEGYNKESGSEWHKISHIPNIDFE; translated from the exons ATGGCAGAACTTGTTACTTTTGCTGCCGAGGGGATACTGACTAGGGTGGCTTCACTAGCCGAGCAAGAATTCAGTCTCCTCTGGGGATTCAAAGGAGAAGTCGCACGGCTGCGGCAATCATTGTTCAAGATTCAAGCTATGCTGCGAGATGCGGCCCAGCATTCGCAGAATCGGGGCGAAGCGGTGCAAATTTGGGTGAAGAATCTTGAAGAAGTAGCTCAAGCTGCTGATCAAGTGCTGGACGAATACGAATACGAAGTTCTCCGGCGTCAGGTGGAACTTGAAAACCGAATGGAGAAAAAGGTGCTCAACTTCTTTTCACACCACAATCCCATTGCGTTTCGACACAATATGGGACGCAAAATCAAGAAAATCAATGCATTGTTGGCCAATCTGAGGGAGGAGGCAACTGGTTTGGGGCTAGTTGACACGAAAACAATGGATGCAACGTCTCATGATGGTATAAGAGTACCTGACAACAGGGTAACCGGCTCTGTCTTTGATCCAGATGAGAAGTACATTGTTGGAAGGGAGGAGGCTGTGTCGGAGATAGCTACAACCCTGATAAATTCCCGCAACAATAAGGAGAATTCTATTTCGGTTATGGCCATTGTGGGAATGGGAGGCCTGGGCAAGACAACTTTGGCTAAATCAGTTTATCATCATCCCGAGATAGGACGGTTCGATACAAAAATATGGATATGTGTATCTACTCCTTTCAATGTCACGGCGATTTTAAGCGGGATCTTAGAAAAGATTAAACCGGAAAAGGCTGGGATTAAGGGTAAAGCGACAATATGTGAAAATCTCCAAGAAGATTTGAAAGGAAAGCGATATCTTCTCGTTCTCGACGATGTCTGGAATGAGGATTCTCATAAATGGAATGATTTGATGAGTTGTTTGTCAAGTGTTGAAGATACCCAAGGAAGCAGCATCCTTGTCACTACCCGCAGTGCTAGTGTTGCATCAATTGTGGAAACACTTTCCAGGCGTGATTTGGAAAAATTATCGGATGACGAATGTTGGCGCATATTAAAGGATAGGGCATTTCGGAATGGGAGTGCTTCCGTGACCGAAGATCAAGAGCGAATGGGAAGGGAAATCGCCAAAAAATGTGCAGGTGTACCATTGGTGGCAAAG GTATTGGGAGATATGATGCGTCGTAAACCGAGTGGTGAATGGCAGTCAATTCAAGAAAGTACAATATGGAATTTGCAAGAAGGAGAAAGTACAATAAGGAATTTGCAAGGAGGAGAAAAAACAATCCTTTCAGTTTTGAAGTTGAGCTTTGTTGAATTGAGATCACCATCTTTGAAACAATGTTTTGCATATTGTTCAATGTTCGTCAAAGATGAGATTATTAAAAAGGAGGATTTAATCCAACTTTGGATGGCTCAAGGATTGCTCCAACCTTGTCCCAACAAAAGTATGGAGGATGTAGGGaatgaatattttaatattcTATTGGAGAACTCCTTTTTTCAAGATGTTGAAATGGAAGAAAATACTGTTTACAGTTGCAAGATGCATGATCTTGTGCACGATCTTGCAGAACATGTGTCAAAATCAAAGAGCAAGGACTCCGATGAGAATCGACATATGGCAAAGCTCTCTACCTCGGCACTGCATGTAATTCCAAACGGAGATTTGAATGGTGATAAACTTGGTGGCATCTTCTCAAGATTTAAAGGTTTGCGCGTCTTAAAATTACGCGGTGCTGAAATTAGTGAGTTGCCAATTTCAATTAAAAAGTTGAAATGCTTGAGGTATCTTGATGTTTCCAATACATGGATAAAAAAGCTCCCCAAATCTATTGGCAAGCTTTATAATCTACAGACGTTGAAGATGCTATATGTCACAAGTTTTCCAGAGGAACTGCAAAATTTGATCAACTTGAGAcattttgatttttcatttgatGCGGAGAGATATCCAATTGGGATTGGGCGTTTGACTAATCTCCAAGCTTTACCTTCTTTCAGTGTGGGTAAGGAGAGAGGTCGTGGAATAGAGGAGTTGGCTGGCTTAAAGCAATTGAAAGGCCGATTATCCATATTTAATCTAGAGCATGTGAGAGATGGAGAGGAAGCGAAGAAAGCAAAACTAGCAGAGAAGACAAATCTGCGTGAATTAGTCTTTCGATGGGGATATGAGAAAGGGTCAAGCATTAATGCTGAGGATGTACTAGAAGGCCTTGGACCAGCACACCCTGAATGGGATGAAGACAGGTCTATGatcaacaataatgatgaggaTGTACTAGAAGGTCTTCTACCAGCACACCCTGAACTGGAATATTTGAAGATTATATACTTTATGGGTGAGAAGTGGATGATGGGGAGTCCCTTTCCTTCATTAAAAAGATTACATATCTCTGAACCTAAGAATCTAATTGAATGGAAGGAATCTGCAGAAAACGTTGTGCTCTTTCCATGCCTCGAGGAGCTGTCTCTGACCTACTGCGATCAATTGAGAAGTGCTCCCAGTCATTTTCCATCTCTGAAAAAGTTAGAGATACATTCCATGGGTAGCGGCATGCCAATAGCAAATATAAGCAGCAACCTGACCGCTCTTACTTCTCTCAAAATAAGAAGTATAGAGGGACTTGGTTGTCTGCCAGAAGGGATGTTTAAAAACAACAAGAATCTTGCATATTTGGAGATAAATTATTGTCCGGATTTAACCTGTATTACAACGGATGATGTATTTGGTTGTTGGCTTTCTTTTCAGTCCTTGCATATTTCCGGGTGTCATAATCTAGAGCGCCTGCCTGATGGGCTACAACAACTTGTCTCTCTTAAGGAGTTTTTTATATCTGATTGCAAGAGTCTAAACCACATTCCAGACATGTACGAGCTCACTTCTCTCCGTGCTTTGTCTATTTGTGATTGTAATGAGTTATCCAGTCTACATAAGGGACTTGAATGCTGCACCTCTCTTCGTGAGTTGACCATCAGAAATTGCTCCAAGCTGACGTCCATTCAATTTGAACAGGACCATGCATTGGAACAGGGCCTCCGATCTCTCTGTAAATTGGTTATTGGCAACTGTCCTGAATTATTAAGCCTGCCGAGTGGGTTAGAATATTGTACCTCTCTTCAGGATTTGACAATATCTCATTGTGAAAAGCTAAGATACACTGAGATTCACGGCCTCCCACCATCCCTCCACTCTATTCCTAGTTTAGAAAACCTCACACACCTCCGTGAGTTGGAGAAGGTTGATTATCTTGAGTTAAAAAAACTGCGCAGTGGATTTAAAAGCCTCACCAGCTTGAAGGAATTGATAATTGGTGGGTTTTGGAAGGAGCTCGATTCATTCCCTCCTTTTGAGGTTATTCCACAACTTGAATCATTACATTTGTATGGTTGGCCTAAGCTTCGGTCTCTGCCTGAACAAGTTAAACACTTGACTTCTCTAGCTCATTTGGAAATATGGAACTTTAACGGAATGGAGGCTCTTCCggagtggttggagaaccttgCATTTCTTCGATCCCTACGGATAAGTAACTGCAGGAATCTGAAGTGTCTACCTCCAGCTGAAGCTAAGAAATGCCTCACCAAATTAGAAGCAATATACATTGTTAATTGTCCCGTTCTAAAAGAGGGATACAACAAGGAGAGCGGCTCGGAATGGCACAAGATTTCTCATATTCCAAATATTg ATTTCGAGTAG